A window of Aurantibacillus circumpalustris genomic DNA:
TTCTACCTTCAAAAACAATGTCGTTACGTTCGTCAAGTGTTACATTATTCCAACTTTTAAACATTTTTTCCTCCTTTAGTTAGTAGTGCTAGTAGCGCCAATTTTTTCGTTAACCAAATCCATTTCAGGCTTTATAATATCAACCATAACGTATTTACCAACCACATTTATGTTGAGTTCATCAATAACATCGATAACGTTTTTGTATGTTGCTTTATCGTCTGTTTTAATTAAATAAGTGTAGGATTCTTTGTCCGCTTTTCTTTCTTTAACCAAACGTTTAAAAGTTGTGTCAGCCAATTGATTGTTTTTGTGCTGCGCATCTAAAGCCTTTATCGCATCTTGCATCACTTTACTTTTATCTAAAAGATATTTGTGCAGGCTACCCTGCGAAAAATTTAATTCAGACAACACGGTTTTAGTACCTTTTTCATCGTCAGCCGCTCTAAATTGCCCTTCGTAATAGAAAATGCGATCATCTTGTGTAAGTAAAAATGTGATACCGTTTTTCACTTCATCTACTTTTTGGTCTGGTGGAGGTGGAGCTGGAAATGTTAACTCCATTGATTTTGGTTTACTAAATGTTGCTGTTAGTACGAAAAACGTAAGTAACAAAAACGCTAAGTCAACCATTGGCGTCATATCCACCCGGGTGGATTGTTTTTTGGCTCTTTTTTTACCGCCTTTGTGGCCACCGCCACCGCCTTCTTGTATTTCTGCCATTAGTTAATTTTTTTATTTAGTAGGATTAATTACTGTTCCACCACCCTCTAAAGAGGTAATTAAGTTGAACTGGTATATTTTTAGATCCGTAAATGTTTTAACAACATCCTTTACATAAATGTACTTAGTGGATGCGTCACACTTAATAGCGTAACGGGGTTTTTCAGCTTTAAACTCCTGATTTGCTTCAAGAGCCTTGTCTCTTGCGGCAAGATACGTTTCAACAGCCTTTTTTCCTCCAATTGCTATCCAATCTTTTAATTGATTGTTAGGTGTAATGGTGTCTAAAGGAACGCCGGTTTGACCTTTGCCACTGGGGCCTCTAAATTTTTTACGATCGTCTTCTTTTGTGTCGATGTAAGCCGGTAAGTCTTTAATATCAACTCCAAAGCTAGGCAGACCGCTAAATTTTACAACCTGTTCAGGGGTAAAATTAACTTGATATTTGGCTGCCATTTCTTTTAAAGCTTCCATTTTAGCAGTAGAGTTACTTATTCCGAAAAAAGATCTTCCTTTTTCATCAATGGTAACCATGATGTGATTATCTG
This region includes:
- a CDS encoding ExbD/TolR family protein, with protein sequence MAEIQEGGGGGHKGGKKRAKKQSTRVDMTPMVDLAFLLLTFFVLTATFSKPKSMELTFPAPPPPDQKVDEVKNGITFLLTQDDRIFYYEGQFRAADDEKGTKTVLSELNFSQGSLHKYLLDKSKVMQDAIKALDAQHKNNQLADTTFKRLVKERKADKESYTYLIKTDDKATYKNVIDVIDELNINVVGKYVMVDIIKPEMDLVNEKIGATSTTN
- a CDS encoding ExbD/TolR family protein, producing MSKKPSKGGAPALDMTPMVDLAFLLVTFFMLTASFRMAEPVVVDPPSSIGQVDLPDNHIMVTIDEKGRSFFGISNSTAKMEALKEMAAKYQVNFTPEQVVKFSGLPSFGVDIKDLPAYIDTKEDDRKKFRGPSGKGQTGVPLDTITPNNQLKDWIAIGGKKAVETYLAARDKALEANQEFKAEKPRYAIKCDASTKYIYVKDVVKTFTDLKIYQFNLITSLEGGGTVINPTK